The following proteins are encoded in a genomic region of Dialister hominis:
- a CDS encoding helix-turn-helix transcriptional regulator, protein MDNKDFREKSADVAKNFIHKWYDKSATIKELLDLADPQGFSWIGYMAPGFNRTEAEARDYYIRKQARKEIPMMKADGDRYDTQMIGENACLVLCECHVYVPQEYKLVISEVQRVTMLMRRDGEHIFITHIHASNPWFAVGKDEKFAITAGRANYEYARTLLAMERFKTDVDLTRRQKQILSELCDGKTYKEIGETLDISPRTVRYHVEELMHHFHVENRSQLLARARSQPRSKK, encoded by the coding sequence ATGGATAATAAAGACTTTCGGGAGAAGTCCGCGGACGTTGCAAAAAACTTTATTCATAAATGGTATGACAAGTCAGCCACCATAAAAGAGCTGCTTGATCTGGCAGATCCGCAGGGATTCAGCTGGATCGGATATATGGCGCCCGGATTCAACCGCACAGAGGCAGAAGCACGGGATTACTACATCAGGAAGCAGGCTCGTAAGGAAATTCCGATGATGAAGGCGGACGGCGACCGTTATGACACGCAGATGATTGGGGAAAACGCGTGCCTTGTTCTTTGCGAATGCCATGTCTATGTGCCTCAGGAGTACAAACTGGTCATCAGTGAAGTGCAGAGAGTGACCATGCTGATGAGAAGAGACGGGGAGCATATTTTCATCACGCATATTCATGCGTCCAATCCCTGGTTTGCTGTCGGCAAAGATGAAAAATTTGCCATTACTGCCGGCCGGGCCAATTACGAATATGCCAGGACGCTTCTTGCGATGGAAAGATTCAAGACAGATGTCGATCTGACGCGCCGCCAGAAGCAGATTCTTTCCGAACTTTGCGATGGGAAAACGTATAAGGAAATCGGAGAAACGCTCGACATCAGTCCGCGCACGGTCCGCTACCATGTCGAGGAATTGATGCATCATTTTCATGTGGAAAACAGGTCTCAGCTTCTTGCAAGAGCCCGGAGTCAGCCAAGATCAAAGAAATAA